A region from the Mycobacteriales bacterium genome encodes:
- the groES gene encoding co-chaperone GroES, whose translation MTTATKVTIKPLEDRIVVQANEAETTTASGIVIPDTAKEKPQEGTVVAVGPGRVDDNGKRVPIDVKVGDVVLYSKYGGTEVKYGQDEYLVLSARDVLAVIEK comes from the coding sequence GTGACGACCGCTACCAAGGTCACCATCAAGCCGCTCGAGGACCGCATCGTCGTCCAGGCCAACGAGGCCGAGACGACCACCGCCTCGGGCATCGTCATCCCGGACACGGCGAAGGAGAAGCCCCAGGAGGGCACCGTCGTCGCCGTAGGCCCGGGCCGGGTCGACGACAACGGCAAGCGCGTCCCCATCGACGTCAAGGTCGGTGACGTCGTCCTGTACTCCAAGTACGGCGGCACCGAGGTCAAGTACGGCCAGGACGAGTACCTCGTCCTCTCCGCGCGCGACGTCCTCGCCGTCATCGAGAAGTAG